The stretch of DNA CGCCTTTTCATAAACTTTAATATTGGTTTCTTCTTCCGTTGCTTCTTGAGCCAAAATCAGGCGAGAATCAAGACCCTGATTAGAGATTAAATCGGGAGAGGAGATAGAAGATTGAGATAAAATTGAAAGGGTTTTAGATAGACTGGCGTTGGCAACCGGGACATTAATTAAGGCTCCAACAGTGAACAGTCCAACTGTTGCAAATTGCAAAAATAGGGAATTCATAGGTCTTTGTAGCTGGCTATTCCGCCTAAGTGTACTTGATAGAAATGCGCCTTTTCTCTCCCGAAGCAAGCGGGGTTTAAATCTGTATCCAATTACAAGTTAACCTCAAGAGAACTTGGGTTAATCGGTTTTTTTCCTCACACTGCGGATAATTTTAATATAGCTTTAAGTTATCGGCTGAGGGTAGATGTAGCACTGGGCTAAACACTCTTATTAATTCTCCAGTCCGAGGTTTGAATCGGGAATTTGTTATTTAGAATTAAAACGCTCTATTTCCTGTTCAAATATTTCTTTAAAAATTTGAATGGCTTGAGGTTGAATAATTTGGGAGACTCGTTGCATCGATTCTACCAGTAACTCTGGCATAACAGTAATCGTTTTTTTACCCGTTGGGGTATTATAGAAATCAATCATTGCTTGCAAATCTGCTTCGGTAAAATATTTATCATAAAGGGGATAATAAACCGTTTCCATAATTTTATTAAAATCAAGCTGTTCCATTAATCGCTGATTATATTGGGTAACAATTCGATTCATATCTTGATTGATTTCATTGATCATTTCTGCTTTTTTTGCTTCCGAAATCCCCGATGTTTCAGGAATAATCGATTGTAAAATCCCATTAATCTCTTGTTGCATTTGTACAGACGTAATTTGGCTGACATTGCGAAACATTTTTTCGCCTCCTGTCAGTTCAATTAATTCCTTGATGAGTTGACGTTTTTCTTCAGAAACAGGTTGTTGAGATAATTGTAAACGGGGTTCGGGAACAGATTGCGCTTTCACAGGTGCGGGGAAACTTACCCCTAAATATAAAACGGTTCCCAGTAATAAAATTTGCTTTAAGAACACACCAAACCTCCTAATTTTTGCGATAATATTGCCAAAATGCGATCGCTCGTTAAATTTCTATCTCTCTATCTTAGCAAAAATAATCAAAAACCTCCTGCATTCCGTTGAAGCGAAGGAACGCAGTGATTGATATCATCACCGAGGAAGAATATATTTTAATAGGGACAAAGAGAACACTGTTCCACACAGGTTCCCGAATTATTAGTATGGATTCTCAGATCATATAACCGATCAACGGCTTGATTAATTAAATGCTGCGCCGTGGCATCTTCCGAGGCATCTTGTGCGGAATCTAGGAGATGAATAATATCGGTAATCTTTTGGAACGCTGCGGTTTTATCTTGATGTAATTGATAAGGACAGAATAGACAACGCATAATCACGCCTAACTCATGAATCTATCTTGAGAGCTAGAGTGTTTCTATGTCATCCATCCATAGAAGTAATTAATACTCCTCATGTAAGAATTATCCTAACCTAAGTGGATTGCGGGATATTTCTTAAAGCTTTGGAGTTAATCTCTCTAGGGGTGCGTGCGCTGCGCTTACACACCCTACGAATTATAATAATATAATAAAAATCACAGTTTGAGTAAAATAGTAAAATATCTGGTACAATACAAGGTTCGTTGTGTAATCTTTATACAGAATTTTATTAGAATGGCAACTCAGCCAACGATTGCGATCTCTCACCTCGGTTGCGAAAAAAATCGCATTGATACCGAACATATCCTCGGTTTACTGGTACAAGCCGGCTATCAAGTCGATTCTAACGAAGAATTAGCCGATTATGTGATTGTCAATACCTGTAGTTTTATTGAAGCGGCTAGGGAAGAATCCGTTCGCACCCTGGTAGAATTAGCCGATGCCAAGAAAAAAATTGTGATCACAGGCTGTATGGCGCAGCACTTCCAAGAACAACTGTTAGATGAACTCCCCGAAGCCGTTGCGGTGGTGGGAACCGGAGATTATCATAAAATTGTCGATGTGATCAAACGGGTCGAACAGGGAGAACGGGTTAAGGAAATT from Planktothrix serta PCC 8927 encodes:
- a CDS encoding DUF2059 domain-containing protein translates to MFLKQILLLGTVLYLGVSFPAPVKAQSVPEPRLQLSQQPVSEEKRQLIKELIELTGGEKMFRNVSQITSVQMQQEINGILQSIIPETSGISEAKKAEMINEINQDMNRIVTQYNQRLMEQLDFNKIMETVYYPLYDKYFTEADLQAMIDFYNTPTGKKTITVMPELLVESMQRVSQIIQPQAIQIFKEIFEQEIERFNSK